The genome window ttttttttttttctttttattcaaaaaagAAGCAAGTAACACGAGGATGATTCTTGTTCGTACGGGTTTCTATGAAAAAAACAAATTGGTTGACTGGATTTCCGTACGATCTGACAACGGTATTTCAATGATACAACGCTATAATCCGTTTAATCGGATTCCTTAAACAAGGCTGCCACGATGCAGGTTCGAAAGCATAGCGCGCCCGTGTGTATATAACAAAACGTCAACAAGTAAACGTGCGATAAATCAATCGATTGCAAATCGccttataaattgtataaaaatctcTATTTGCCTAGCTTAATGCCTTAAGGATACGGTATTGGGAATTTGTATAATTCCTAGAGATTTATGTCCAGTCGAAGAGACGCtgttgcatttattatttctgcTCGGCAATCTCGTCTCTATACACCAGGAAAAGCACGCATGCCCTCTGTGCGCTCAGCGACAAGCACGGTGAATCTCATTCAGACTTCTTCTTCCATCAAACGAGTCGGCAGACTTTTGCAAATACATCCGAACAGTAGTATcctatacgtacgtatataacGGAAAGTGGATTTTGGTATTCAAAGTATATGTGATAAAGGTAGATACGCGAACGATTTACGGTTGTGTATTTCGGGAAACGAATAAAACAGAGGTAAGAGAACGGTAAAAGAAAGTAGACAGAACGACGACGATCGATGATAATCCTGATCGTTTACGAGATTACACGTTAGAACGATTCGAGTATTATTTAAACAGAGATGATCGAAAAGGTGTAGAGATTCGATAAACGAAAGGAGTAGAAACGTACATGAGAGAAGGATGGCAAAACGAGAAGCGTTTTTATCGGATCGAGACAGGTGATCGAAAGGAATCGCCGCGCGTCGGCACAGAGTCACGTGAGGCAAAAGCgaatcgaaaaataaatcgGAGACACATGAGGGATAGCGAGTATTATTAATTGTCCGTCGTGCGATACGCGTGACAAGTGAGGCAAGCGCGTGCGCCACACGGCACGCCCAATTGCAAAGAAAAAGCAGCAGACAGAAAATGATGCCGAGCTATTTCATGCTCGACACCTAATCCATTCACTCGAGTATTCACCGAAGTACTTTAgtatttttctccattcttAAATTCGCACGATATAAAATCCTAGCTTAGTATGGCCGGTAATTTGTTTCTCCTTGTTTCCTCGTCTCCCTCCCTCTCACACTCCCTGCCTCgcatctttctctctttcccatTCCCGTAATCATCCTACGAGTTTTCCCCCTTTCTTTAGTTACGTCTATGTTACTTACGTCTTACGAATGGTTTTACATTAATCCGCAATTAGTAAATAGATAACCGCAAGCTTACGTCTAAGTTGAATTTACGAATTAGTGGTGTGTGTTATGTTGTATGACGCATAAAATATCAACGAGTCGCTTCAGCTATTCAACAGCAATCTCTCCTCGCTCACGCATAACACACTCGCACACATACACGCTCTCTTGCttcccctctctttctctctttatcgttttattaGTTTACTTGCGATTTCGCGTATTGCAAAGCCCGTTTTATTTCCTCGACACGCAACAAACGATCCGTCGTTCACGCTCGTACGCATTCTTCCTCCCTGTTTCTTTGCTGCTTCCAATTCTCCGTGTGAATCAGAAGCATAGAAGGTGCCGTACGTCAAACGATTACAGcatccttttttattttctatctgCAAGCTTCTTAATGGAATGTTGTGGTACAAATAGGGGAATCGGTAAGAACGAGTAATCTAATCGCCTATCAATTAAACCAGGCTTACGTCCGACTATTTTTCGCTTTTCTGTTGTTACGACGCTCTTTGTTCGTCCATCTTGCCATCGTCGAAACCGGGTGTCATACCTCGAGAAGAAAACCCGAAACGTTTCCTTTTGTTGCAGTCGATTTTCACGAGGGAAAAACGCAGCGATGATAcgaagagaaaataattcgaatctCTTACGAGCAAACGTTACCCTATAGTTTTGATCTGCGTCCCGTTATATAACAAAACATCGTTGCGTCGTCCATAGGATCGCAACGAATTTTTACCTAGTGAAGACTACGACTACGTCGTTTTTCTTGGCAAAAAGAATTTCTCCGTTTTCGAAGCGTTGGTCGGAACAACGATCCGCATACTCCTTTCTCTCGATATAATTCGTACGTAGCTGTTTATGTAGGAACGAGTCGTCGTACGCCGTACAatgtacaatttaaatatctaaaGCAAGAGAGCTATCGGGGATCGTTAAGTGCTTCGACattgcaatatttttgattCGAGCGAACATCTAAGGTTCGAATTCTCTTGCCTATGTCTATCTAATCGCGAAAACTTTAATATCACTAACGCCACGTCTCGACTCGTCTGCCGTTAAGATTTATCGATCGAGCGTTACTAGAATGGCAAACTTTCACGGGATCCATCTCCGATTGCTGCGCCGTGTATCGACCGACGATCGAATTACGGAAACTGAAAACCATTCCCTCCTTTCCGACGACACTTGCAACGCTTCTTTCGTTGTCGAGTACTACTACTACGACCGTCTCGAACGTGTCTTGCTCCTCGTCgaaaattacgttacaacatactCTGGCTAATCTCCCGTCCGATCGATTTTAACGCACGGAGCGTTGTGGTTCGCGAACGCGCAGCTTTTTTCCTCGAaacatttaacaaaaatataaacgcTAGGCGATTTTGCACGGTTCGGTATGACCGTTTAACATTCTAGAGTCGATCCGGTTGTAACCACGTGGGTCGCGTCGACCACAGGGCTACACACGTTCGGTTCGTCGAGACTTCTACGTTCGGCAGGATTCGACTTTGGTTACGTCTATTAGCGAGCCTTCGATTAAAAACGGtgctcttcttttctttctataatCACGTTCACGATGCATTCGTCGTTCCACTAAAAAGCCAGGATTATTTTCGAGATATGTTTCTGTGTATTGAGAAAAACGTGtacgatatttaattataacattttttttcttttcttctgaaATCGCTTATCTCTATTAGTCTATGGTTAGAAACGCTAGATTTCATCTTGCTGCGTTCACTcgtcctttctctttcccccCGTTCCTCATTTTCGTCTTCTATTTTCGCATAAGTAGCAGACAAGAAGCCGTACGCGTTGCAACGCGTCGCTCGTAAGTGAAATctacttatacatatatgtacgtgtgtgtgtgtatttatatatatatatatatatataaattgttgatatttatatatatatgtatatttatttatttattcatttatttatatatttatattcgtatttatatatttatatattagtctttttgaaatgttttctCGTGCGTGCAAAAAATAAATCTCTCGACGCGATCGTTGCGTCGCGAgtgaattttcttcttttctttctcccttaacgcgtttctttttcctacTTTCCCCGCTGATCctccgtttctctttttctctctactACGCGCGTCCCGTAAAAGTTATAGAAACATCGCGAGACAATTTCAGCGACTCGTTCGTAAAGTTTCCTGGTTCGCGATCGTGTACCGAGAAATAGGAGCTGGCTGTAACAGCGAGTCGCTGATAAGACGATCGAGGATTCAAAAATTCGAGATTCGAAATTGTCAGCATGCGAAACGATGCGCGATCGAAAACGTGGCTTGTCCACCGTTCGTGAAAATTTCACGAGAACGAAGATGGAAAATGCCGACGAACGTCAGAATCTTCGTGtttttcgtctttttctcCGCGCAAAAATACGCCTATCAGTTTACACTAGATTCTTCGAAGCACTAAACAAATTAGAAAGTATCGTCTTTATCGCGCAATGTAAAAATAGCGTTAATGTGAAACGTCGACCGAACAAACGTCTCTTCTCCAGAGTTTCCATTTTCCCAGTTAACTCGAGAGGTTTCGTTTCACAAAACTTTAATATTTACTCCCATTAGTGGAACATTAGTtgcattactttatatttgATTAAGGCGGCTTGGAATCAATATTAGGGTATTTTTGCGTATAAGGCATATATCCGACTCTTTGTTGTTTCTGATAAAACATCGATTGCCTGAAGCGAGTAAGAAAGACTCGGTGTCCGCGAATTCACGAGCAGTTGATCCGTTAGATTGCTCAAGAAAAACTATCGACTATTTGAaacaaaggaagaaagagaatagCTCATACTTATGGCGAGAAGCGCGTAGAACGTTTGGGCGAAAGTTTCAAAACTCGACTTTCGGATAATCGacgttgtataatgtttcGACTTGttgaacaataaaaaaatcgaATAGCTTCGTCGTATCTAATGGTCGACGCAATAGCGATATGCAACAAAGTCGTCTAATTAAAGAATCGCCTAAAGATGCAACTAATTAGCGTCTATGATGAACGCAACCGTCCCAACGATGTTTAAAAATCGGAAAAGCCGGAGGAGTTAACAGAAAATCGATTTCCATTGAGTTCGACGAAAGCTCGACTCGACGAGAAGTTTGTGTAACTTGAAACCTGTTCGTACGACAGTTAGGGAAATTAACGCGCGGTCGATTTTCGCTTAACTTCTCCAGCTTTTTCTTCGAAACAAACGAAAAGGTAAAACGAAATCGCTAATTGACGATACACAACAAGATATACGTACCGGTAAACCATTCTTACAACGGCACGATCCGACGTATACCGGTACGATGTCACTATTGCACTTCACTTTCAGGTAAAACCGTGCTACGATTTGACAAAACGATCACACGATCACACGATCACTATGCAAACGAAACATCAAAAGAGAAGGATTCGCGTTGCGGCACAAATTTCCTCCGTCGTTTTTCCCAGTCGAATATATTTTGTGCACGAGATGCGTCGCCGAACGATCCGAGAGTTGGACGTCGAGCATTTCCTTCGTATTTTTCATCCGAATCTGATTTACTCTGCTTTCACACGGATGTCTCGTTTCTCTGGTTTTCGTCTCTCAGACTATTGCCGAACTTTTCCTTAGGGATCGTCTCTCCTCGATCGCTTTCGATGCTTCGAATTTATCCGCTACAATCTCTCGTTCGTTTGCTCGCGACGTAAGGAAGTCGTGTCGAGGTATTTTTATTCGGTTTTTCGGTTAAATGTCGATCTTTCCTTTCGGATCGGTAATGCCTCCTTGAAGTCTATTCCGTCCTCGGCCGAAGCTTCGTCTTAGGATCGTTGCTGCCTCCCCGGCGTTGGATCGTTTCTTGATCGGAGATAGAGCGAGTTGCTCGTACGAGGGTCACCAGAATCTCTGGGCACTGTCCCACAAGTTCTTCAAGCTTGATCGAAACTCGAAACGGAAGTTCTGGTAGTATCACGCTATGTTATTGCCGCTCATCGTTGTTACGCATTTTTTCTCCGGCGTATTTTGACTCTCCGAATTACTACGCACCGCCTTTGTCGGACTTCCAGGAGTCGGCGTCGCGTCGCCTGGTAACGGGTTGTTGTTGTTCGTTGACGTGGAACTCCTGCGACCGTTCTCGCGGGTCGGCGATTTCACGTCAAACACGGAGGTGTCCGATTCGATGTCCGAGTCGATCTGCAAAAACAACATCGACGAATCAGCGTCGAACCGTAGTTTTCCATTCACCATTTTCCCAATATCAAGAGTTTCCCAACTCACTGATATTGTTATTGCGTGGGACTAGCTACGACTAATGCGTAATTGGCTACTATATGACTGACAATGACAGCGAAACGCGGTTACTTTTTAACGAGAGAAATCATTTCGTTTCGTCTAATGGTTTCTCTTGTAAATGGGTTTGCTACCGTGCCAGCGGCTATTTGGCTATTTGCATCTAACGTAGTTTTCGGTGCATAGCGCGAACAACGGACACGTTATTTCCTACGCGTGCCATATACTACGAGAAGGGACTACGAAGGTCGTGAATCGCACGAGCAGGAATTTGTCGATATCGATACGACGAGAACACCGAAAATCGGCTCgacgtttaaaaataaatcgaaggcTATCACCTGTCGTAATTGCTTTCCACGAAGAATGATTTTTGCAAGATAAGGAAAAAATTATCGCGACAATGATGCGCGGGAGGAGGAAGATGACGATGCACTACCTTGTTGAAACAGACTACCTGTCTGGTAGCTGGGTGCGGGCTGAGAAATAACCGTTCGCTGGTGTCGCTACCGCAGCTGGAACTTTCGCTCATCTCCGTGGTAAATTTTCGAGATGCTCGCGGACTAGGCGGTGCCGCGCGACTTTGTCCTCCCAAATTTATTCCTACGCTTCTCGAGCAGACCTGCGACTGAATGTGCTCGCAGACCCTTCGAAATCTTCGGATGTTTcctgaaagataaaatatcgaaatcgagAGGCTGGAACGGGATTACCTCGTCGAGTAGACGCACGCTGTGTAAATCAAGCGGCGCGCGAACGAGCGACAAACCGTAAGAGAAAAGCCCGAGGGCACTGCGACTTGTGACTTGTAATTATACACGCGCGTATACGCCGACAAGACGGCAAAATTCCACTTGCCAAGGTAACATCGATCTAGTTGCGCTTGGACGATTGCCAAACGCCACCACCTTACCGATCTACCCTTGTCGGCGGTTTGTTTCCAAGGGTGCTCTCGTTCGTACCCTCGGTCGTTCTTTCCTATCGCCAACTCGATATTTCGCGAATTAACGTCGCGcgcgaaattattcgattatcCAGGAGGCGAAAAAATGCGAAAGCTCTTTACTATCGGAAATGAAGAAGGTTGGCGGTGCGATGGAAAATCAGAGAATTCACTTACCGCTTAGCAGAGTAAAAGTAATAGCGAACAATGGTTCGTTCGGCTGTTTCGATATGGCGCTAATGTCCACTTGAAAACGGACTTGTCTTTGGAACATTGCCGGCGCCGTACTTCCCCTTTTGTATTCCACTTTGAAGGACATCGGCGAGCTTACGCTGTGAGACAACTCCGCTATCTGTTGAACGAAACTTGCCTTTAACGTTGGCCCGTATAAACAGCGTACACGAGCGTACGAAGTTTCGATGTAAACTTACCGATAAAAAGGCGTGAATCAGGTCGGCTTTGACGCTGGCTAGAGCCTTCCCTTTTACCAGAATGGTGAACGTTTCGTCCTTTTCCGTGGTCATCAGACTACCGAACCATGATTTCTTCGTAAGTTCCGGGGAGGAATCCGGCGTGAGATGTACCTTCGCGGAACAAAGCGAAGCAAgtttaatttctattctttGCTTTCTCCGCTTCGTTGAAAAAGCTGAGAAACCAAGAGAACCTACCTCCTCGGCGCTTGTGAGCAACTTGCGTCGATGAAATCGGGGACTACCAAGGAACGAGTTCTTGATGGTCGTCAATCTCGATCGCCAGTGATGAGCGCTAGATCCGGCGCCGGTATGCGGCGAGCCTGGCGGTGTAACGCCGACCGCCACTACTGCGAAACGGACTATTCTTTACCTGTACCATCGCGTATCCTTTGCGTTTAGAAGCAAACGCGAAGTTACGACGAGCGACCATGATCGTTGCCAcgataataacaaattattttgtcgaacAGAAGGTAAACGAATTTAGTAGAATATTACGTATACTTTTAATTGCGCGCGATAAACGCAGAATCGGATGTTTGCGTTGTACGCGAAAGAGCAAAACAACGCGTAGCATCGTCTGGAAGAAAGGATGCTTCTTCCGTGTTTCGGCCGATCACGGTATCGAAAAGagggagaaaagaagaagcgaGTGTGCCACACAGAGGCTCGTCGACGATGAATGCGCGCGTATCCAGTCTTTAATAATGATACGTCGTACGCGGCGTGTGCTCGTTATGCGGCGTAAGCACGGTCacttgcattttttaaaatcgtcCCAGCTATTAGCCCTTCCTGGCAAGATAAAACACGCGCACTCAGACAAGGCTTTCGCCATTTGCCCCGTACAAACACTCTGGACACCTGCGCCTCGTTTCAGCTACTTTTACCAAGTTTTACCAGGTTCCAGATCAAACGTTCTTCTCTAATTGGATGTGTATTTATGCCAATGACTCTGCTCTCCGATCGAAGTATCCTGTCGTCGAGTTTACGAGAAAGCAAACGTATTCCTATATACCGTCGTTGGTGGATCGCGTTTTTCAGCAGATACATCAGGTTGctccaaaagtttctttttctttttataaggaaataatggatgtgcaacatttctattattttattgaattacgtatgatccattttgttctatcaagacGAAGATCACGACATTTGACAGATTAGTTTTCACGTtcgtataaagatgcatcgttgtaaaagacgcgtttgtaaaagaaagacacttttcagACGACCTAACGTATTTTGGTACGCTTCGTAACGTATAAATGCATCTTCGAGCTTTGAGCCAGCTAACTAGTTTTAGGAGGATTTACAGTCGATTAATTCGCGAAACACAATCTGCAGGGCACTTCGGAAGAACGGATTATTCATCGAAATAACGTAACCTGGCGGGGTGTATCGATTGTGTAGAAGGACATCGGATAGTTTCTTGTTGAGCGATCTAACGCTTGGTTAGATAACGCCATTAAAATCTCGACGTTATTTCTGCAAAGTGTTTCGTAAACTGCTATTAGATCCCCGAATCGATAATTTGACTTATCCATTGTTTCCGCGCGTCTTGCTCGATCAAATCCTCGTCGAGCAAGGGCACCAAAGACCCGTAGAATAATCGGGGTTTGCCTCGAAGAAGAAATTCGATTATTAGCGTTTTCTAAGCAAACGATCATCCGTTTCTTCGCGTTCAACTATCGCGAATGACAACGAGGAGGTTCCTTTAGGCAAAGTCTCGTAAAACGACCCGATTGATTTTTATAACGCCGAGTAAAAccagaaagagaagaagggaGAAAATAACGTGGATGCTCACCCTGCTGGACGTCGTTTATTTCTATTCCCACGTTGGGTAGAACCGGAACGGGGGCCACGACAGGCGGTGTGCTGGTGTTTCCGTTGCCCGCTGCGGTCGTTACCGACGACAGTCGATGAGGACTCATCGTCTGGCCTAGATGCGAGGTCGGTGGTGCCCTGTGAGGACTTAGCAATCCTGCGACTGCGTTCGAGCCGTGCAACGGCGAATTACCTGGCGTCGATGCGTGCGAATGCGACGCGTGTGTATGGCATCCCGTACTTGGCGAACGACGCGCATGATGCCTAGTgctggaaaaaaaaagaatgttatgtCAGTCTAATTCGCGACAGGTTTGAGTACGTTTGAGACAAAGATCGTGACTAGGGATAGACGAGATGACAGAAGGATCGAGCGACCGCTAAAGGGTATTTGTTGCCAACAACGTTGGTATTAGACGGGATTATAGCGACAAGTGGTATTAGCGTCTGTCCTGATCCGCTCTTGAATGATCTCGCGCAAGCGTCTAGACTGTAGAGAACGATATTCGGGATATTTGGAAGCCGCGACTCGGACCAGATTGTGCGTTGTTTCGCGAGTTTGGCGTTCCATCGATTCGTTCACGGAATCGGTTCGTCGCAGGATGCTCGAGACACGGTTCTGATCGAACGAAAGCTAATCGTGCGAACGAAGCTCGCACGTGACACGTCGCGAGGGGAGAAAGCAAAGAGAACGGAAGAAAGGTACCTAAAGGGAATACACGTGAAATCGTACACGCGATGCATTCGCGTCGGGAGACCAATCGCGGTGGTCACGCGATCGTGAACTTCGACGAAGCCCGGAGATAGTAATTCGCGAAACGATCGAGCGTGTCGCCTAGCCTAGCAGCTTTTCACACAGTGCTCGATCCGATTCGTGATACGCGACAGGAACGATCGTTTTCTATTCTACTTACCTCGACTGCCTTCGAGGCGTTAAAGGAGAACCGTGACTAATTTCGCCGAGATTCAGAGCGGTGCTACCGTTTACTCGACACGTGTCCACTCGCTTTCTCGGTGGATCCGCTTCCAATTGTCCCGCGGATCCCCTCATGCCTCCTCTCATTACTTCCAGCTCGTCCTCGCACGCCGGTCTTCTCCGTTTTCTTTCCAACAGTAGAAAATAGATCACCTTCTCCGTGTTGTGGCTGCACCGAGAAAACCGTAGAACGTTAGAAACGACGGAAACTCTTCGGAGAATACGTACAGAAAAATGCGATTTAGATCCTTTAGCGATTGACAGCTTTTTATTTGCCGCTCAATAGGAAGATATCTCCTTTGATTTTTAGAGAAACGCGCGGCGATGGAATCAAGGAATCGAACGGGAGCAACTAATCCCGAGGCAAATTGCTAACTTTGTTTTTTCGTTCGTGCCACCACGCTTACTTCGGGCTGAGGAGTTCTTCAATCAGTTTGTCCCGTTCCTTGAAGCAACCTAAGCTCGCGATCGCTTGCAACACGTCCGGATCGATTGCCTCCACGGACGGAATAACGTGCGTCTGCACCACGTCCATCATCGACAGCTCTAATTCTAACTCGCCTTTGCCCGCCGCCGTCACCCACACGTGCCTGTTTATCTCCGCCAGCTGAGGAAATTCGAAATTAGGATCCGTTGCCTGCCGCACCATTTCTCTCCAATTTAGCCCGTTAAACGAAGGCACCGATTAGTCGGCTTGTTTTATGACAGTTGCATGATCGATGCAACCGATGGACCCTTCTTTCCACTTGGAATCGTTCTCGACCAATCGGACCAACCGTTCAACGGGCCAACAACGAGATATGAAAGCGAAACTAACTTACCGTTAGCCTCTTGTCCGGATCGACTTCGATCATCCCCCTCAGCAGATTCTGACACTCGGGCGGCACGAAGTGCGGTATGTAGAACACGCCTCGTTTCactttttctaataattttcttaagtTGTCGTCGTCGAAGGGCAACGCACCTACCAGAAGCGCGTAAAGTATCACCCCGCACGACCAAACGTCTGCCTTCCTTCCGTCGTATTTCTCACCCTGCAAACGCGCAATTATTCCGTGTTTTTCCCcccttttaattaaattcccgACACACGGGAACTCGGCTAACGATAAAATAGTAGTAACTCGTCTCGATGATTTTCTCGGCGGGCGGCAAAAGGGAAACGCAAGAAAGCAGAAAGT of Bombus fervidus isolate BK054 chromosome 16, iyBomFerv1, whole genome shotgun sequence contains these proteins:
- the Sff gene encoding BRSK family serine/threonine-protein kinase sugar-free frosting isoform X1, with protein sequence MQGKESPVGSNTQETHQYVGPYRLEKTLGKGQTGLVKLGVHCVLGKKVAIKIINREKLSESVLMKVEREIAIMKLIDHPHVLGLSDVYENKKYLYLVLEHVSGGELFDYLVKKGRLTPKEARRFFRQIISALDFCHSHSICHRDLKPENLLLDEKNNIKIADFGMASLQPAGSMLETSCGSPHYACPEVIRGEKYDGRKADVWSCGVILYALLVGALPFDDDNLRKLLEKVKRGVFYIPHFVPPECQNLLRGMIEVDPDKRLTLAEINRHVWVTAAGKGELELELSMMDVVQTHVIPSVEAIDPDVLQAIASLGCFKERDKLIEELLSPNHNTEKVIYFLLLERKRRRPACEDELEVMRGGMRGSAGQLEADPPRKRVDTCRVNGSTALNLGEISHGSPLTPRRQSSTRHHARRSPSTGCHTHASHSHASTPGNSPLHGSNAVAGLLSPHRAPPTSHLGQTMSPHRLSSVTTAAGNGNTSTPPVVAPVPVLPNVGIEINDVQQVVAVGVTPPGSPHTGAGSSAHHWRSRLTTIKNSFLGSPRFHRRKLLTSAEEVHLTPDSSPELTKKSWFGSLMTTEKDETFTILVKGKALASVKADLIHAFLSIAELSHSVSSPMSFKVEYKRGSTAPAMFQRQVRFQVDISAISKQPNEPLFAITFTLLSGNIRRFRRVCEHIQSQVCSRSVGINLGGQSRAAPPSPRASRKFTTEMSESSSCGSDTSERLFLSPHPATRQVVCFNKIDSDIESDTSVFDVKSPTRENGRRSSTSTNNNNPLPGDATPTPGSPTKAVRSNSESQNTPEKKCVTTMSGNNIA
- the Sff gene encoding BRSK family serine/threonine-protein kinase sugar-free frosting isoform X2 — encoded protein: MQGKESPVGSNTQETHQYVGPYRLEKTLGKGQTGLVKLGVHCVLGKKVAIKIINREKLSESVLMKVEREIAIMKLIDHPHVLGLSDVYENKKYLYLVLEHVSGGELFDYLVKKGRLTPKEARRFFRQIISALDFCHSHSICHRDLKPENLLLDEKNNIKIADFGMASLQPAGSMLETSCGSPHYACPEVIRGEKYDGRKADVWSCGVILYALLVGALPFDDDNLRKLLEKVKRGVFYIPHFVPPECQNLLRGMIEVDPDKRLTLAEINRHVWVTAAGKGELELELSMMDVVQTHVIPSVEAIDPDVLQAIASLGCFKERDKLIEELLSPNHNTEKVIYFLLLERKRRRPACEDELEVMRGGMRGSAGQLEADPPRKRVDTCRVNGSTALNLGEISHGSPLTPRRQSSTRHHARRSPSTGCHTHASHSHASTPGNSPLHGSNAVAGLLSPHRAPPTSHLGQTMSPHRLSSVTTAAGNGNTSTPPVVAPVPVLPNVGIEINDVQQVAVGVTPPGSPHTGAGSSAHHWRSRLTTIKNSFLGSPRFHRRKLLTSAEEVHLTPDSSPELTKKSWFGSLMTTEKDETFTILVKGKALASVKADLIHAFLSIAELSHSVSSPMSFKVEYKRGSTAPAMFQRQVRFQVDISAISKQPNEPLFAITFTLLSGNIRRFRRVCEHIQSQVCSRSVGINLGGQSRAAPPSPRASRKFTTEMSESSSCGSDTSERLFLSPHPATRQVVCFNKIDSDIESDTSVFDVKSPTRENGRRSSTSTNNNNPLPGDATPTPGSPTKAVRSNSESQNTPEKKCVTTMSGNNIA
- the Sff gene encoding BRSK family serine/threonine-protein kinase sugar-free frosting isoform X3, with amino-acid sequence MQGKESPVGSNTQETHQYVGPYRLEKTLGKGQTGLVKLGVHCVLGKKVAIKIINREKLSESVLMKVEREIAIMKLIDHPHVLGLSDVYENKKYLYLVLEHVSGGELFDYLVKKGRLTPKEARRFFRQIISALDFCHSHSICHRDLKPENLLLDEKNNIKIADFGMASLQPAGSMLETSCGSPHYACPEVIRGEKYDGRKADVWSCGVILYALLVGALPFDDDNLRKLLEKVKRGVFYIPHFVPPECQNLLRGMIEVDPDKRLTLAEINRHVWVTAAGKGELELELSMMDVVQTHVIPSVEAIDPDVLQAIASLGCFKERDKLIEELLSPNHNTEKVIYFLLLERKRRRPACEDELEVMRGGMRGSAGQLEADPPRKRVDTCRVNGSTALNLGEISHGSPLTPRRQSSTRHHARRSPSTGCHTHASHSHASTPGNSPLHGSNAVAGLLSPHRAPPTSHLGQTMSPHRLSSVTTAAGNGNTSTPPVVAPVPVLPNVGIEINDVQQVVAVGVTPPGSPHTGAGSSAHHWRSRLTTIKNSFLGSPRFHRRKLLTSAEEVHLTPDSSPELTKKSWFGSLMTTEKDETFTILVKGKALASVKADLIHAFLSIAELSHSVSSPMSFKVEYKRGSTAPAMFQRQVRFQVDISAISKQPNEPLFAITFTLLSGNIRRFRRVCEHIQSQVCSRSVGINLGGQSRAAPPSPRASRKFTTEMSESSSCGSDTSERLFLSPHPATRQIDSDIESDTSVFDVKSPTRENGRRSSTSTNNNNPLPGDATPTPGSPTKAVRSNSESQNTPEKKCVTTMSGNNIA